The Brachyspira hyodysenteriae ATCC 27164 sequence TATATATTAAACTAATTAAAACATCTTTTAAGTAAATATTTATGAATAATTTTCAGCCTAAATCATTATTAATTGTAGCAATTTTATCTGTATCAACATTCGGAATATATTTTATTTATTGGATTTATGCTACAACAAATGATATTAATAATTATATGGAACAAGAATACATTAATCCTACATTAGCTCTTGTTTTATCAATAATAACATGCGGATTATTCAGCGTATATTGGTTCTATAAATATGGAATGATAGTATTTAATGATATGAGTAAAAAGGCTGAATTAGACAGTTATGGAGAAAATGCTGCTGTTTTAGCTATATTACTATTTATACCATTCGGATATGTTTATTCTATTATAGTCCTTCAATCTAAGCTTAATATTATCTTCACTAAATATTCAAATAATGATTCAGAGAGTAATATACAATAAAAATTTTTCCTTATCTTATAACCTTCATACCGCACGGTGAATAAATTTACAAATATAATACGATTCTCAATTATTAATACAAATCATAAATAAAGTTAAGTCAATCGTGCGTTAAATAGATTTTTAAAATTAAATAAAGCTTGGGTGGGTGCTATATTTTCTAATAGCATAAAAAACAGAATAAAGTAAAAATTTCATAATAATGCCTTAAAGAATAAAGGGCGGGGTATGTAAATAATTTTTTTTAATTTATTTTTATTATATACTCTAAAAAATAATAGATTTTAATAAAAATTTCAAACTTTATTCTAATTTTCATATTAAAATATCATATTTACAGCAAATTTCAAAGTATTTGTAAATATATTTTACATTAATCCTATTTATATTTCTTATTTATGTATAATATGTATTATTATAGTATGATTTTACTTTAGTTTTGTAAATTTATTGTAAATTATTTGTAAATAAATATTGCTTAATTTTTACATTATGCTATAATTATAAATGTAAAGAGATTTTACAATATAAACTGTAAGGAGATACAATATGACTAATTCATTAAACCTTTTTATTAAAATTACACCTAGCCAATTACCTGAGAATATTAGAAGATTTATAGCTTCTAATTACAGCAAAGCTAAAATCGTTTATATTGATAAAGTGAAAGATCAATATGAAATCAAATTAAGTAACGGTATTTATATCAACTTTGACAAAAACGGTTCTTGGAACTATATAAGCAGCGATGACAAATTATCTGAAAATATACTTCCAAAAACTATAGCTAGCAAAATTAAAAACATAATGAAAAAATATAATAATGCTTATGTTTTTGAAATCAGCAAAAGAATAGAATTTTACAAAGTAAGATTAACTAATTCTTTAGAAATACGCATAAGAAATAACGGACAATTAATAATGGCATAACTTTTATCATTTTGTATCTCTTAAAGTAATTAATATATATGGCT is a genomic window containing:
- a CDS encoding DUF4234 domain-containing protein, which encodes MNNFQPKSLLIVAILSVSTFGIYFIYWIYATTNDINNYMEQEYINPTLALVLSIITCGLFSVYWFYKYGMIVFNDMSKKAELDSYGENAAVLAILLFIPFGYVYSIIVLQSKLNIIFTKYSNNDSESNIQ
- a CDS encoding PepSY-like domain-containing protein, whose amino-acid sequence is MTNSLNLFIKITPSQLPENIRRFIASNYSKAKIVYIDKVKDQYEIKLSNGIYINFDKNGSWNYISSDDKLSENILPKTIASKIKNIMKKYNNAYVFEISKRIEFYKVRLTNSLEIRIRNNGQLIMA